A window from Ostrinia nubilalis chromosome 13, ilOstNubi1.1, whole genome shotgun sequence encodes these proteins:
- the LOC135077155 gene encoding neuropeptide-like 3, giving the protein MYKLVVFAALLAVAAAAPGIYGGLAAPGIYGGLAAPVSPWGHGIVGAPLVSAPIVKAAVPVATSYANSVRIASPAVAVAPQYAVAAHAPVIAAPYGHAW; this is encoded by the exons ATGTACAAGCTG GTCGTATTCGCCGCTCTCCTGgccgtcgccgccgccgcccccggAATCTACGGAGGCCTGGCTGCCCCCGGCATCTACGGAGGCCTGGCCGCCCCCGTCTCCCCATGGGGCCACGGCATCGTCGGCGCCCCCCTAGTGAGCGCCCCAATCGTCAAGGCTGCGGTGCCAGTGGCCACCTCCTACGCTAACTCTGTCAGG ATCGCCTCCCCCGCTGTGGCTGTGGCGCCCCAATATGCCGTGGCTGCCCACGCTCCCGTGATCGCAGCGCCCTACGGCCACGCCTGGTGA